A DNA window from Vigna angularis cultivar LongXiaoDou No.4 chromosome 1, ASM1680809v1, whole genome shotgun sequence contains the following coding sequences:
- the LOC108343144 gene encoding sodium/hydrogen exchanger 6 isoform X3 translates to MYLMYRLPFVECLMFGALISATDPVTVLSIFQELGTDVNLYALVFGESVLNDAMAISLYRTMTVIKSHPSGQNFFMVVVRFLETFVGSMSAGVGVGFVSALLFKYSGLDIDNLQNLESCLFVLFPYFSYMLAEGLGLSGIVSILFTGMVMKHYTYSNLSRSSQRFVSAFFELISSLAETFVFIYMGFDIAMEKHSWSHVGFIFFSIIFIGIARAANVFSCAYLVNLFRPTRRQIPRKHQKALWYSGLRGAMAFALALQSIHDLPDGHGQIILTATTAIVVLTVLLIGGSTGTMLEALQVVGSDSPIIESPLASITRTNFEGTNGYLSPEDEESSSGNKIKMRLQEFQRSAASFTALDKNYLTPFFTSQNEDEAMPLTLENMGLDDDDDRYSS, encoded by the exons ATGTACCTCATGTACAGATTACCTTTTGTTGAGTGTCTAATGTTTGGTGCACTGATATCCGCAACCGATCCTGTTACTGTTTTGTCCATATTTCAG GAGCTTGGCACAGACGTCAATCTTTATGCCTTGGTTTTTGGAGAATCTGTTTTGAATGATGCA ATGGCTATTTCTTTGTACAG GACAATGACAGTGATTAAAAGTCATCCATCTGGACAAAATTTCTTCATGGTGGTTGTTAGATTTTTAGAGACTTTTGTCGGGTCAATGTCTGCTG GTGTTGGAGTTGGTTTTGTATCTGCTCTA CTATTTAAATATTCAGGGTTGGATATTGACAA TCTTCAGAACTTGGAGAGCTgtctttttgttcttttcccGTATTTCTC GTACATGCTTGCTGAAGGTCTTGGACTGTCTGGTATTGTATCAATATTGTTCACAGGAATG GTCATGAAGCATTACACATATTCAAATTTGTCACGTAGTTCTCAAAGATTCGTCTCTGCTTTTTTTGAGTTGATATCATCATTAGCTGAGACATTTGT ATTTATCTACATGGGCTTTGATATTGCTATGGAGAAACATAGTTGGTCGCATGTCGGATTTATATTCTTTTCCATT ATATTCATTGGAATTGCAAG GGCAGCCAATGTGTTCTCATGTGCTTATTTGGTCAACTTGTTCAGACCTACCCGCCGACAAATTCCGCGAAAACATCAGAAAGCACTTTGGTATAGTG GACTTCGAGGGGCAATGGCTTTTGCCCTTGCTCTGCAATCAATTCATGATCTGCCAGATGGACATGGACAGATCATCTTAACTGCAACTACTGCAATAGTTGTTTTGACG GTATTACTGATTGGTGGTTCAACAGGCACCATGCTGGAAGCTTTACAAGTTGTAGGTAGTGACAGTCCTATCATCGAGAGTCCTTTGGCTTCAATTACCAGAACG AATTTTGAGGGAACCAATGGTTATCTTTCTCCCGAAGATGAAGAATCATCATCAGGGAACAAAATCAAGATGAGGCTACAAGAATTTCAAAGAAG TGCTGCATCTTTTACCGCATTAGATAAAAACTACCTCACCCCGTTCTTCACTAGTCAAAATGAAGATGAAG CTATGCCCCTGACTTTGGAGAACATGGGattggatgatgatgatgaccgCTACTCGTCATGA
- the LOC108343144 gene encoding sodium/hydrogen exchanger 6 isoform X1, which translates to MTEGSNPISPVDGMDVTGGSKEQQAAGVGILLQIMMLVLSFVLGHILRRKKIYVLPEASASLLIGLLVGTLANISHTQTSIRAWFNFHEEFFFLFLLPPIIFQSGFSLSPKPFFSNFGAIVTFAIFGTFLASIVTGVLVYIGGLMYLMYRLPFVECLMFGALISATDPVTVLSIFQELGTDVNLYALVFGESVLNDAMAISLYRTMTVIKSHPSGQNFFMVVVRFLETFVGSMSAGVGVGFVSALLFKYSGLDIDNLQNLESCLFVLFPYFSYMLAEGLGLSGIVSILFTGMVMKHYTYSNLSRSSQRFVSAFFELISSLAETFVFIYMGFDIAMEKHSWSHVGFIFFSIIFIGIARAANVFSCAYLVNLFRPTRRQIPRKHQKALWYSGLRGAMAFALALQSIHDLPDGHGQIILTATTAIVVLTVLLIGGSTGTMLEALQVVGSDSPIIESPLASITRTNFEGTNGYLSPEDEESSSGNKIKMRLQEFQRSAASFTALDKNYLTPFFTSQNEDEAMPLTLENMGLDDDDDRYSS; encoded by the exons ATGACAGAGGGTAGCAATCCAATATCTCCGGTGGACGGCATGGACGTGACCGGCGGCAGCAAAGAGCAGCAGGCGGCGGGAGTGGGGATTCTCCTTCAAATAATGATGTTGGTTCTGTCTTTCGTGTTAGGTCACATCCTTCGTCGCAAGAAGATTTACGTTCTTCCCGAAGCCAGCGCTTCTCTTCTCATTGGCTTGCTCGTTGGTACACTCGCTAACATTTCTCATACTCAAACTAGTATCAG GGCGTGGTTCAACTTTCACGAGgagtttttcttcctcttccttttacCTCCCATAATATT TCAGTCTGGCTTCAGTCTCTCGCCt AAAccttttttctctaattttggAGCTATTGTCACGTTTGCTATATTCGGCACCTTTCTGGCTTCCATTGTGACGGGTGTCTTAGt TTATATTGGCGGATTGATGTACCTCATGTACAGATTACCTTTTGTTGAGTGTCTAATGTTTGGTGCACTGATATCCGCAACCGATCCTGTTACTGTTTTGTCCATATTTCAG GAGCTTGGCACAGACGTCAATCTTTATGCCTTGGTTTTTGGAGAATCTGTTTTGAATGATGCA ATGGCTATTTCTTTGTACAG GACAATGACAGTGATTAAAAGTCATCCATCTGGACAAAATTTCTTCATGGTGGTTGTTAGATTTTTAGAGACTTTTGTCGGGTCAATGTCTGCTG GTGTTGGAGTTGGTTTTGTATCTGCTCTA CTATTTAAATATTCAGGGTTGGATATTGACAA TCTTCAGAACTTGGAGAGCTgtctttttgttcttttcccGTATTTCTC GTACATGCTTGCTGAAGGTCTTGGACTGTCTGGTATTGTATCAATATTGTTCACAGGAATG GTCATGAAGCATTACACATATTCAAATTTGTCACGTAGTTCTCAAAGATTCGTCTCTGCTTTTTTTGAGTTGATATCATCATTAGCTGAGACATTTGT ATTTATCTACATGGGCTTTGATATTGCTATGGAGAAACATAGTTGGTCGCATGTCGGATTTATATTCTTTTCCATT ATATTCATTGGAATTGCAAG GGCAGCCAATGTGTTCTCATGTGCTTATTTGGTCAACTTGTTCAGACCTACCCGCCGACAAATTCCGCGAAAACATCAGAAAGCACTTTGGTATAGTG GACTTCGAGGGGCAATGGCTTTTGCCCTTGCTCTGCAATCAATTCATGATCTGCCAGATGGACATGGACAGATCATCTTAACTGCAACTACTGCAATAGTTGTTTTGACG GTATTACTGATTGGTGGTTCAACAGGCACCATGCTGGAAGCTTTACAAGTTGTAGGTAGTGACAGTCCTATCATCGAGAGTCCTTTGGCTTCAATTACCAGAACG AATTTTGAGGGAACCAATGGTTATCTTTCTCCCGAAGATGAAGAATCATCATCAGGGAACAAAATCAAGATGAGGCTACAAGAATTTCAAAGAAG TGCTGCATCTTTTACCGCATTAGATAAAAACTACCTCACCCCGTTCTTCACTAGTCAAAATGAAGATGAAG CTATGCCCCTGACTTTGGAGAACATGGGattggatgatgatgatgaccgCTACTCGTCATGA
- the LOC108343144 gene encoding sodium/hydrogen exchanger 6 isoform X2 — protein MTEGSNPISPVDGMDVTGGSKEQQAAGVGILLQIMMLVLSFVLGHILRRKKIYVLPEASASLLIGLLVGTLANISHTQTSIRAWFNFHEEFFFLFLLPPIIFQSGFSLSPKPFFSNFGAIVTFAIFGTFLASIVTGVLVYIGGLMYLMYRLPFVECLMFGALISATDPVTVLSIFQELGTDVNLYALVFGESVLNDAMAISLYRTMTVIKSHPSGQNFFMVVVRFLETFVGSMSAGVGVGFVSALLFKYSGLDIDNLQNLESCLFVLFPYFSYMLAEGLGLSGIVSILFTGMVMKHYTYSNLSRSSQRFVSAFFELISSLAETFVFIYMGFDIAMEKHSWSHVGFIFFSIIFIGIARAANVFSCAYLVNLFRPTRRQIPRKHQKALWYSGLRGAMAFALALQSIHDLPDGHGQIILTATTAIVVLTDVP, from the exons ATGACAGAGGGTAGCAATCCAATATCTCCGGTGGACGGCATGGACGTGACCGGCGGCAGCAAAGAGCAGCAGGCGGCGGGAGTGGGGATTCTCCTTCAAATAATGATGTTGGTTCTGTCTTTCGTGTTAGGTCACATCCTTCGTCGCAAGAAGATTTACGTTCTTCCCGAAGCCAGCGCTTCTCTTCTCATTGGCTTGCTCGTTGGTACACTCGCTAACATTTCTCATACTCAAACTAGTATCAG GGCGTGGTTCAACTTTCACGAGgagtttttcttcctcttccttttacCTCCCATAATATT TCAGTCTGGCTTCAGTCTCTCGCCt AAAccttttttctctaattttggAGCTATTGTCACGTTTGCTATATTCGGCACCTTTCTGGCTTCCATTGTGACGGGTGTCTTAGt TTATATTGGCGGATTGATGTACCTCATGTACAGATTACCTTTTGTTGAGTGTCTAATGTTTGGTGCACTGATATCCGCAACCGATCCTGTTACTGTTTTGTCCATATTTCAG GAGCTTGGCACAGACGTCAATCTTTATGCCTTGGTTTTTGGAGAATCTGTTTTGAATGATGCA ATGGCTATTTCTTTGTACAG GACAATGACAGTGATTAAAAGTCATCCATCTGGACAAAATTTCTTCATGGTGGTTGTTAGATTTTTAGAGACTTTTGTCGGGTCAATGTCTGCTG GTGTTGGAGTTGGTTTTGTATCTGCTCTA CTATTTAAATATTCAGGGTTGGATATTGACAA TCTTCAGAACTTGGAGAGCTgtctttttgttcttttcccGTATTTCTC GTACATGCTTGCTGAAGGTCTTGGACTGTCTGGTATTGTATCAATATTGTTCACAGGAATG GTCATGAAGCATTACACATATTCAAATTTGTCACGTAGTTCTCAAAGATTCGTCTCTGCTTTTTTTGAGTTGATATCATCATTAGCTGAGACATTTGT ATTTATCTACATGGGCTTTGATATTGCTATGGAGAAACATAGTTGGTCGCATGTCGGATTTATATTCTTTTCCATT ATATTCATTGGAATTGCAAG GGCAGCCAATGTGTTCTCATGTGCTTATTTGGTCAACTTGTTCAGACCTACCCGCCGACAAATTCCGCGAAAACATCAGAAAGCACTTTGGTATAGTG GACTTCGAGGGGCAATGGCTTTTGCCCTTGCTCTGCAATCAATTCATGATCTGCCAGATGGACATGGACAGATCATCTTAACTGCAACTACTGCAATAGTTGTTTTGACG GATGTCCCATGA